A single region of the Rhodococcus sp. W8901 genome encodes:
- a CDS encoding aldehyde dehydrogenase has product MTDYDKLFIGGRWVAPATDQRLEVFSPATEARVGSVPVAAPADIDAAVGAARAALEAGPWAETTPAQRGEILAKVAKLIEERSAELISTISDEMGAPASGVEVMQKTMSLATLNYYAGLATEFPWEEVRTGPFGQSKIYREPVGVVGAVIAWNVPLFLAINKLAPALLAGCTVVLKPAPETPLNANMVADIFTEAGLPEGVLSIVPGGAETGEYLVSHPDVDKVTFTGSTAVGRKIGAIAAEQLKRCSLELGGKSAAILLEDMDVAATVPMLVMSGLMNSGQACVGQTRILAPRSRYDEIIEAMVQTAGFMPVGRPADEGATLGPLITEKQRDKVLGYIEKGKAEGARVVLGGGAPAHLDTGWFVEPTIFADVDNSMTIAREEIFGPVLSVIPYDTVDEAVKIANDSEYGLAGSVYTTDIEKGIEIAKQIRTGTYAINWYAFDPGCPFGGFKNSGIGRENGPEGLEAYCELKSVLMPPGYTG; this is encoded by the coding sequence ATGACCGACTACGACAAACTCTTCATCGGCGGACGATGGGTCGCGCCGGCCACCGACCAGCGGTTGGAGGTGTTTTCCCCCGCTACCGAAGCGCGCGTGGGCAGTGTCCCCGTCGCCGCTCCGGCAGACATCGACGCCGCCGTCGGCGCAGCACGCGCGGCCCTCGAAGCGGGCCCGTGGGCCGAGACCACACCGGCCCAGCGTGGCGAGATCCTCGCCAAGGTCGCCAAGCTCATCGAGGAGCGCAGCGCGGAGCTGATCTCCACCATCTCCGACGAGATGGGCGCGCCGGCATCGGGCGTCGAGGTGATGCAGAAGACCATGTCGCTCGCGACCCTCAACTACTACGCCGGGCTCGCCACCGAGTTCCCCTGGGAAGAGGTCCGCACCGGGCCGTTCGGCCAGAGCAAGATCTACCGCGAGCCGGTCGGCGTCGTCGGCGCGGTCATCGCGTGGAACGTGCCGCTGTTCCTCGCGATCAACAAGCTGGCTCCGGCCCTGCTCGCGGGTTGCACCGTGGTGCTCAAGCCGGCGCCGGAGACTCCGCTCAACGCCAACATGGTCGCCGACATCTTCACCGAGGCCGGCCTGCCCGAAGGCGTGCTGTCGATCGTGCCGGGCGGCGCGGAGACCGGCGAGTACCTGGTCTCGCACCCCGACGTCGACAAGGTCACCTTCACCGGCAGCACCGCCGTCGGCCGCAAGATCGGCGCGATCGCCGCCGAGCAGCTCAAGCGTTGTTCGCTCGAGCTGGGTGGCAAGTCGGCCGCGATCCTGCTCGAGGACATGGACGTCGCGGCGACCGTCCCGATGCTGGTGATGTCCGGCCTCATGAACTCCGGCCAGGCGTGCGTCGGCCAGACGCGCATCCTCGCGCCGCGCTCGCGCTACGACGAGATCATCGAGGCCATGGTCCAGACCGCCGGGTTCATGCCGGTCGGTCGTCCGGCCGACGAGGGCGCGACGCTGGGCCCGCTCATCACCGAGAAGCAGCGCGACAAGGTCCTCGGCTACATCGAGAAGGGCAAGGCCGAGGGTGCGCGCGTCGTGCTCGGCGGCGGCGCCCCGGCCCACCTGGACACGGGTTGGTTCGTGGAGCCGACGATCTTCGCCGACGTCGACAACTCGATGACGATCGCCCGCGAGGAGATCTTCGGACCGGTTCTGTCGGTGATCCCCTACGACACGGTCGACGAGGCCGTCAAGATCGCCAACGACTCGGAGTACGGCCTGGCCGGTTCGGTGTACACCACCGACATCGAGAAGGGCATCGAGATCGCCAAGCAGATCCGCACCGGCACGTACGCCATCAACTGGTACGCGTTCGATCCCGGATGCCCGTTCGGCGGCTTCAAGAACTCCGGCATCGGCCGCGAGAACGGACCGGAGGGCCTCGAGGCCTACTGCGAGCTCAAGTCCGTCCTGATGCCCCCCGGCTACACCGGATAG
- a CDS encoding cation diffusion facilitator family transporter, producing the protein MATSPTSHADSGGESTLTVVIAFVANALIAVAKSVAAVLTGSASMVAEATHSWADTGNEILLLVADRRARKVPDRAHPLGFGREAYIWSLFAALGLFAVGAGVSITHGIQELVNPAPASDFGVAYAVLGIAFVLEAISFRQAFKQLRGEAHDAHRDILAHALLTSDPTVRAVFAEDAAALIGLVIAFAGVLAHQLTGSPIPDAVGSIAVGVLLGVIALVLLDRNRRFLVGEPGTPELRGQAVAKLLSYPEVERVTYLRMEFLGPHQVYLVASVDLIGDYAESRVAHTLRDLENRITTETAAVRKAVLTLSTSEEPSLSV; encoded by the coding sequence ATGGCGACCTCACCGACCTCGCATGCGGACTCCGGCGGGGAGAGCACCCTCACCGTCGTCATTGCGTTCGTCGCGAATGCGTTGATCGCAGTGGCGAAGTCGGTGGCAGCGGTGCTCACCGGATCGGCGTCGATGGTCGCCGAGGCGACGCACTCGTGGGCCGACACCGGTAACGAGATCCTGCTGCTGGTCGCCGACCGCCGCGCCCGCAAGGTCCCCGACCGCGCACACCCCCTGGGCTTCGGCAGGGAGGCATACATCTGGTCGCTGTTCGCCGCGCTCGGCCTGTTCGCGGTCGGCGCGGGAGTCTCGATCACCCACGGCATCCAGGAACTGGTGAATCCGGCGCCGGCGTCGGACTTCGGCGTCGCGTACGCGGTGCTGGGGATCGCGTTCGTGCTCGAGGCCATCTCGTTCCGGCAGGCGTTCAAGCAGTTGCGGGGCGAGGCGCACGACGCCCACCGCGACATCCTCGCGCACGCGCTGCTGACGTCGGATCCGACGGTCCGGGCGGTGTTCGCGGAGGACGCGGCCGCGCTGATCGGCCTGGTCATCGCGTTCGCGGGCGTCCTCGCGCACCAGTTGACCGGATCGCCGATCCCGGACGCGGTCGGGTCCATCGCGGTCGGCGTGCTGCTCGGCGTCATCGCGCTGGTCCTGCTCGACCGCAACCGCCGGTTCCTCGTCGGCGAGCCCGGCACCCCGGAACTGCGCGGCCAGGCGGTCGCGAAGCTGCTGAGCTACCCCGAGGTGGAGCGCGTGACGTACCTGCGGATGGAGTTCCTCGGACCGCACCAGGTGTACCTGGTGGCCAGCGTCGACCTCATCGGCGACTACGCCGAGTCCCGCGTCGCGCACACCCTGCGCGACCTCGAGAACCGGATCACGACCGAGACCGCCGCTGTCCGGAAGGCCGTGCTCACGCTCTCGACGTCGGAGGAACCGAGCCTGTCGGTGTGA
- a CDS encoding APC family permease produces MDPPASSAPRDAGASGTFEPVLPERLGYRIKCRLLGPPLTTARLHQERLSKTTALGVLSPDCISSSAYGPEQVLIELLPYAALAAFTLLLPITGVILVILILLTLSYRQVVMLYTRAGGSYVVARDNFGPKTAQIAAVALLIDYVVTVAVQSAAGTVAVVSAVPALGPYSLEITVGAVLLLAYGNLRGLKEAGRAFAFPMYFFAMSIGIVIVVGVIQALTGNLDRIDPTTLDGAVEVHHADGLVMGATVLVILRAFANGGTSLTGLEAISNGVSAFQKPEGPNARRALVIMACILAFLVSGVSLLAYLTHATPYAAGYPSVISQEARIVFGSGTLGDVLFVVVQIATALILFTGANTSFNGFPFLASFVADDAFLPRQLRRRGHRLVFSNAIIVLTAVAIVLLIATDAKVNALVPFYAIGVFTGFTMAGLGMARHHQKTRAPGWRRGLAINLAAGITSLIVVAIFAIAKFTEGAWVVVIVFPIMVLLLIRLNREYRNEAAELRELGDAEADTEAVYSHHIVIVLVDALDLATIEALRYGRSLRPSELRAVHFVLDSARAANLKRQWEHSDLVVPLELIECPDRRLYHGVLEMIARATAPRTEISVLLPRRIYGSILGRVLHDRTAEHIAKAISDVPHAVAIIVPFDASNRTGVLRAPPPPPTRTSGRGPSPAVGE; encoded by the coding sequence ATGGACCCGCCCGCCAGTTCGGCCCCTCGGGACGCCGGGGCGAGCGGAACGTTCGAGCCCGTCCTGCCCGAGAGGCTCGGTTACCGGATCAAGTGTCGTCTCCTCGGTCCGCCGCTGACCACCGCCCGACTGCATCAGGAGCGGCTGTCCAAGACCACCGCGCTGGGTGTGTTGTCGCCGGACTGCATCTCGTCGTCCGCGTACGGCCCGGAGCAGGTACTCATCGAGTTGCTGCCGTACGCAGCGCTGGCCGCGTTCACGCTCCTGCTGCCGATCACCGGCGTCATCCTCGTCATCCTGATCCTGCTGACGCTGTCGTACCGGCAGGTGGTCATGCTCTACACCCGCGCCGGCGGCTCGTACGTCGTCGCGCGGGACAATTTCGGCCCCAAGACCGCCCAGATCGCGGCGGTCGCGCTGCTCATCGACTACGTCGTGACCGTCGCGGTGCAGTCCGCCGCCGGCACGGTGGCGGTGGTGTCGGCGGTCCCGGCGCTGGGCCCGTACAGCCTCGAGATCACCGTCGGCGCGGTGCTGCTGCTCGCGTACGGCAACCTGCGCGGCCTCAAGGAGGCGGGGCGCGCGTTCGCGTTCCCGATGTACTTCTTCGCGATGTCGATCGGGATCGTCATCGTGGTCGGGGTGATCCAGGCCCTGACCGGCAACCTCGACCGGATCGACCCCACCACCCTCGACGGCGCCGTCGAGGTGCACCACGCCGACGGCCTGGTCATGGGGGCCACGGTCCTGGTGATCCTGCGCGCGTTCGCGAACGGCGGCACGTCGCTGACCGGATTGGAGGCGATCAGCAACGGCGTCAGCGCCTTCCAGAAACCGGAGGGCCCCAACGCCCGGCGCGCGCTGGTGATCATGGCGTGCATCCTGGCGTTCCTCGTCTCGGGAGTCTCGCTGCTCGCCTATCTCACCCACGCCACCCCGTACGCCGCCGGATATCCGTCGGTGATCAGCCAGGAGGCGCGGATCGTCTTCGGCTCGGGCACGCTCGGCGACGTCCTGTTCGTGGTGGTGCAGATCGCGACCGCGCTGATCCTGTTCACCGGTGCGAACACCAGCTTCAACGGCTTCCCCTTCCTCGCCAGCTTCGTCGCCGACGACGCCTTCCTGCCGCGGCAGTTGCGGCGCCGCGGCCACCGCCTGGTGTTCTCCAACGCGATCATCGTGCTCACCGCGGTCGCGATCGTCCTCCTGATCGCGACCGACGCCAAGGTCAACGCGCTCGTCCCGTTCTACGCGATCGGGGTGTTCACCGGATTCACGATGGCCGGCCTCGGCATGGCCCGGCACCACCAGAAGACCCGCGCTCCGGGCTGGCGCCGCGGCCTGGCGATCAACCTGGCCGCCGGCATCACGTCGCTGATCGTGGTCGCGATCTTCGCGATCGCGAAGTTCACCGAGGGCGCGTGGGTGGTGGTGATCGTGTTCCCGATCATGGTGCTGCTGCTGATCCGGCTCAACCGCGAGTACCGCAACGAGGCCGCCGAACTACGCGAACTCGGCGACGCCGAGGCCGACACCGAGGCCGTGTACTCGCACCACATCGTCATCGTGCTGGTCGACGCCCTCGACCTCGCCACCATCGAAGCGCTGCGATACGGTCGCAGCCTGCGCCCCAGCGAACTGCGGGCCGTGCACTTCGTCCTCGACAGCGCCCGCGCCGCGAACCTCAAACGGCAGTGGGAGCACAGCGACCTCGTGGTGCCACTCGAGCTCATCGAATGCCCGGACCGCCGCCTCTACCACGGGGTCCTCGAGATGATCGCCCGCGCCACCGCGCCCCGCACCGAGATCAGCGTGCTCCTGCCACGCCGCATCTACGGCTCGATCCTCGGCCGAGTGCTCCACGACCGCACCGCCGAACACATCGCCAAGGCCATCAGCGACGTCCCCCACGCCGTCGCGATCATCGTCCCGTTCGACGCCTCCAACCGCACCGGTGTCCTCCGGGCACCGCCCCCGCCACCTACCCGCACAAGCGGAAGAGGCCCGTCACCCGCTGTCGGCGAATGA
- the epsC gene encoding serine O-acetyltransferase EpsC, whose product MSVLRTIREDLRAARGQDPAARSDVENAVVYSGLHAIWSHRVAHRMWAKPALRGPARMLAQFTRFLTGIEIHPGATIGRRFFIDHGMGVVIGETTEIGDDVMIYHGVTLGGRSLAKTKRHPTIGNRVTIGAGAKVLGPVVIGDDSAIGANAVVTRDVPADAIATGIPASVRQRKSHEQLVDPTSYIDPAMYI is encoded by the coding sequence GTGAGTGTCCTGCGCACCATCCGGGAGGATCTCCGGGCCGCACGAGGCCAGGATCCGGCCGCGCGCAGCGACGTCGAGAACGCCGTCGTGTACTCGGGTCTGCACGCTATCTGGTCGCACCGGGTGGCGCACCGCATGTGGGCCAAGCCCGCGCTGCGCGGCCCGGCTCGCATGCTGGCCCAGTTCACGCGGTTCCTCACCGGCATCGAGATCCATCCCGGTGCCACGATCGGGCGGCGGTTCTTCATCGACCACGGCATGGGCGTCGTGATCGGCGAGACCACCGAGATCGGCGACGACGTGATGATCTACCACGGCGTCACGCTCGGCGGGCGGTCGCTCGCGAAGACCAAGCGGCACCCCACGATCGGCAACCGCGTCACCATCGGCGCCGGCGCGAAGGTGCTGGGGCCGGTGGTGATCGGCGACGACAGCGCGATCGGCGCCAACGCCGTCGTCACCCGTGACGTCCCCGCCGACGCCATCGCGACGGGTATCCCGGCGTCGGTGCGGCAGCGCAAGAGCCACGAGCAACTGGTCGATCCGACGTCGTACATCGATCCGGCCATGTACATCTGA
- the cysK gene encoding cysteine synthase A, giving the protein MGIYDNVTELVGRTPLVRLNRLTEGLGAQVVAKLEFYNPANSVKDRIGVAIIDAAEQSGELKPGGTIVEGTSGNTGIALAMVGAARGYKVILTMPETMSTERRVMLRAFGAEIVLTPGAEGMAGAVKKAEELVAQNDNAVLARQFANAANPAIHERTTGEEIWADTAGEVDIFVAGIGTGGTLTGVGRTLRAHKPDVQIVGVEPADSPILNGGQPGPHKIQGIGANFVPEVLDREIYDEIIDVEFDDAIRVARSLGTDEGILGGISAGANVWAALELAKRPENAGKMIVVVVPDFGERYISTPLFEHIRG; this is encoded by the coding sequence ATGGGGATCTACGACAACGTCACCGAGCTGGTCGGGCGCACCCCGCTGGTGCGGCTGAACCGCCTCACCGAGGGCCTCGGCGCCCAGGTGGTTGCGAAGCTCGAGTTCTACAACCCCGCCAACAGCGTCAAGGACCGGATCGGTGTCGCGATCATCGACGCCGCCGAGCAGTCCGGTGAGCTGAAGCCCGGCGGCACCATCGTCGAGGGCACGTCCGGCAACACCGGCATCGCGCTCGCGATGGTCGGCGCGGCCCGCGGCTACAAGGTCATCCTCACGATGCCGGAGACGATGTCGACCGAGCGTCGCGTCATGCTGCGCGCGTTCGGCGCCGAGATCGTGCTCACGCCCGGCGCCGAGGGTATGGCCGGTGCGGTGAAGAAGGCCGAGGAACTGGTCGCGCAGAACGACAACGCCGTCCTGGCTCGCCAGTTCGCGAACGCCGCCAACCCGGCGATCCACGAGCGCACCACCGGCGAGGAGATCTGGGCCGACACCGCCGGCGAGGTCGACATCTTCGTCGCGGGCATCGGCACCGGTGGCACCCTGACCGGCGTCGGCCGCACCCTCCGGGCACACAAGCCGGACGTGCAGATCGTCGGCGTCGAGCCGGCCGACTCGCCGATCCTCAACGGCGGCCAGCCCGGACCGCACAAGATCCAGGGCATCGGCGCCAACTTCGTGCCCGAGGTCCTCGATCGCGAGATCTACGACGAGATCATCGACGTCGAGTTCGACGACGCCATCCGCGTCGCGCGCAGCCTCGGCACCGACGAGGGCATCCTCGGCGGCATCTCGGCGGGCGCGAACGTGTGGGCGGCCCTCGAGTTGGCGAAGCGTCCCGAGAACGCCGGAAAGATGATCGTCGTGGTGGTGCCCGACTTCGGCGAACGGTACATCTCCACCCCGCTGTTCGAGCACATCCGGGGCTGA
- a CDS encoding phosphoenolpyruvate carboxykinase (GTP) has translation MTSATIPGLNGTDGTPPTEHSELLAWVQEVAELTQPDRVVFADGSDEEWERLTDQLVEAGTFTRLNEEKKPNSFLGNSDPSDVARVESRTYICSKEQIDAGPTNNWMDPTEMRALMTDLYRGSMRGRTMYVVPFCMGPLGADDPKLGVEITDSEYVVVSMRIMTRMGKAALEKMGTDRPFVKALHSVGAPLVGDVADVPWPCNDTKYITHFPEDREIWSYGSGYGGNALLGKKCYSLRIASAMAHDEGWLAEHMLILKLISPEDKAYYVAAAFPSACGKTNLAMIQPTIPGWRAETLGDDIAWMRFGEDGRLYAVNPEFGFFGVAPGTNHGSNPNAMKTVEAGNTLYTNVGLTDDGDVWWEGLEETPQHLLDWKGNDWTPESGTNAAHPNSRYCTPMSQCPILAPEWDDPQGVPISAILFGGRRKTTVPLVSESFDWQHGTFLGATLSSEQTAAAEGKVGAVRRDPMAMLPFLGYNAGDYLNHWINLGKNADSEKLPKIFYVNWFRRGDDGRFLWPGFGENSRVLKWIIDRIEHKADAVSTPIGFVPTAADLTLDGLDVEAADVDEALAVNVEEWKAEIPLIEEWLEFLGEKVPSGVRDEFEALKQRLS, from the coding sequence ATGACCTCAGCGACCATCCCCGGTCTGAACGGAACTGACGGCACACCCCCCACTGAGCACAGCGAGCTGCTCGCCTGGGTGCAAGAGGTTGCCGAGCTGACCCAGCCCGACCGGGTCGTCTTCGCGGACGGCTCCGACGAGGAGTGGGAGCGCCTGACCGATCAGCTCGTCGAGGCCGGGACGTTCACCCGTCTCAACGAGGAGAAGAAGCCGAACTCGTTCCTCGGCAACTCCGACCCGTCCGACGTTGCGCGCGTCGAGTCCCGCACGTACATCTGCTCGAAGGAGCAGATCGACGCCGGCCCGACCAACAACTGGATGGACCCGACCGAGATGCGGGCCCTCATGACGGACCTGTACCGCGGCAGCATGCGCGGTCGCACCATGTACGTGGTGCCGTTCTGCATGGGTCCCCTCGGCGCCGACGACCCGAAGCTGGGCGTCGAGATCACCGACTCCGAGTACGTCGTCGTCTCGATGCGCATCATGACCCGCATGGGCAAGGCCGCGCTCGAGAAGATGGGCACCGACCGCCCGTTCGTGAAGGCGCTGCACTCGGTGGGCGCTCCGCTGGTGGGCGACGTCGCTGATGTTCCCTGGCCGTGCAACGACACCAAGTACATCACCCACTTCCCCGAGGACCGCGAGATCTGGAGCTACGGCTCCGGCTACGGCGGCAACGCTCTGCTGGGCAAGAAGTGCTACTCGCTGCGTATCGCCTCCGCGATGGCGCACGACGAGGGCTGGCTGGCCGAGCACATGCTGATCCTCAAGCTGATCTCGCCCGAGGACAAGGCCTACTACGTCGCCGCGGCATTCCCGTCGGCGTGTGGCAAGACCAACCTCGCGATGATCCAGCCGACCATCCCGGGCTGGCGTGCCGAGACCCTCGGTGACGACATCGCGTGGATGCGTTTCGGTGAGGACGGCCGTCTGTACGCCGTCAACCCGGAGTTCGGTTTCTTCGGCGTCGCGCCGGGCACCAACCACGGCTCCAACCCCAACGCCATGAAGACGGTCGAGGCGGGCAACACGCTGTACACCAACGTCGGCCTGACCGACGACGGTGACGTGTGGTGGGAGGGTCTGGAAGAGACACCTCAGCATCTCCTTGATTGGAAGGGCAACGACTGGACCCCCGAGTCCGGCACCAACGCTGCCCACCCGAACTCGCGTTACTGCACCCCGATGTCGCAGTGCCCGATCCTGGCCCCCGAGTGGGACGACCCGCAGGGTGTCCCGATCTCGGCGATCCTGTTCGGTGGACGTCGCAAGACCACGGTTCCGCTGGTCAGTGAGTCGTTCGACTGGCAGCACGGCACCTTCCTCGGTGCGACGCTGTCGTCCGAGCAGACCGCTGCGGCTGAGGGCAAGGTCGGCGCCGTGCGCCGCGACCCGATGGCGATGCTGCCGTTCCTCGGCTACAACGCCGGTGACTACCTGAACCACTGGATCAACCTCGGCAAGAACGCCGACTCGGAGAAGCTCCCCAAGATCTTCTACGTGAACTGGTTCCGTCGTGGCGACGACGGCCGCTTCCTGTGGCCCGGTTTCGGCGAGAACTCCCGCGTGCTGAAGTGGATCATCGACCGCATCGAGCACAAGGCCGACGCCGTCAGCACCCCGATCGGTTTCGTCCCGACCGCCGCCGACCTCACGCTCGACGGCCTGGACGTCGAGGCCGCGGATGTCGACGAGGCCCTGGCCGTGAACGTCGAGGAGTGGAAGGCCGAGATCCCGCTCATCGAGGAGTGGCTCGAGTTCCTCGGCGAGAAGGTGCCTTCGGGCGTCCGCGACGAGTTCGAGGCCCTGAAGCAGCGCCTGAGCTGA
- a CDS encoding DUF6802 family protein encodes MITTDDVTGNLPDVDLDSFGADSGAVHLTGPAHDIDGDGILDTQTFEVDDAMIVASDLDGDGDADNLTIVGGHGDYSSWEFHRDADGGERWERTDEGTLGA; translated from the coding sequence ATGATCACGACCGACGATGTGACGGGAAACCTGCCGGACGTCGATCTCGACTCGTTCGGGGCCGACTCGGGTGCGGTGCACCTGACCGGGCCTGCGCACGACATCGACGGCGACGGCATCCTCGACACCCAGACCTTCGAGGTCGACGACGCGATGATCGTCGCGAGCGACCTGGACGGCGACGGCGACGCCGACAACCTGACCATCGTCGGCGGCCACGGCGACTACTCGTCCTGGGAATTCCATCGGGACGCCGACGGCGGGGAGCGGTGGGAACGCACCGACGAGGGGACCCTCGGCGCGTAG
- the trmB gene encoding tRNA (guanosine(46)-N7)-methyltransferase TrmB: MRDNGRVNDAHQDAPEIPHDDIDNSAADSAAEETTGESRGSRLYPRVTSFRSRRGSLTDPQQGAWDRMWPTIGAEVGDELLDTTAWFGREAPLIIEIGSGTGTATAAMAKAEPHVNLIAVEVYRPGLAQLLQTVEREEIPNVRVLRGDAVEVLENMVAPESLTGVRVFFPDPWPKARHHKRRLLQAPTFALIASRLKPGGVLHVATDHAEYAEAIAEAGNAEPLLTELDWESPMTHERPVTKFEDKAHKVGSAITELIWGKIK; this comes from the coding sequence ATACGTGACAATGGTCGGGTGAACGACGCCCATCAGGATGCACCCGAGATCCCGCACGACGACATCGACAACTCTGCTGCCGACTCCGCTGCGGAGGAAACGACCGGTGAGTCGCGGGGGTCGCGCCTGTACCCGCGGGTGACGAGCTTCCGGTCCCGGCGCGGTTCGCTGACGGACCCGCAGCAGGGCGCGTGGGATCGGATGTGGCCGACGATCGGCGCCGAGGTGGGCGACGAGCTGCTCGACACCACCGCCTGGTTCGGCCGCGAGGCACCGCTGATCATCGAGATCGGTTCCGGGACCGGCACCGCGACGGCCGCGATGGCCAAGGCGGAGCCGCACGTGAACCTCATCGCGGTGGAGGTCTACCGGCCGGGTCTGGCGCAGTTGCTGCAGACGGTCGAGCGCGAGGAGATCCCGAACGTCCGGGTGCTGCGCGGCGACGCCGTCGAGGTGCTCGAGAACATGGTCGCGCCCGAGTCGCTGACCGGCGTCCGTGTCTTCTTCCCGGATCCGTGGCCCAAAGCCCGCCACCACAAGCGTCGGCTGCTGCAGGCGCCCACGTTCGCGCTGATCGCGAGCCGCTTGAAGCCGGGCGGAGTGCTGCACGTCGCGACTGATCACGCCGAGTACGCCGAGGCGATCGCCGAGGCCGGAAACGCGGAGCCGCTCCTCACCGAACTCGATTGGGAGTCGCCGATGACGCACGAGCGACCGGTCACGAAGTTCGAGGACAAGGCGCACAAGGTCGGAAGCGCCATTACAGAACTCATCTGGGGGAAGATCAAGTAA
- a CDS encoding NYN domain-containing protein, with product MSLSTPGTATNSPEGDGRDIRHKRVLLVWDAPNLDMGLGAILGGRPTAAYRPRFDALGRWLLSRTAELSATETAVLEPEATVFTNIAPGSADVVRPWVEALRNVGFAVFAKPKVEEDSDVDADMLHHIELRRGEGLAGVMVASADGQAFREPLEDIAATGVPVQVLGFREHASWAVSSDILDFVDLEDIPGVFREPLPRVSLESLPDEGAWLQPFRPLSALLVGR from the coding sequence ATGAGTCTCAGCACGCCGGGCACGGCTACCAATTCCCCTGAGGGCGACGGCCGCGACATCCGTCACAAGCGGGTGCTTCTCGTCTGGGACGCCCCGAATCTCGACATGGGCCTGGGCGCGATCCTCGGCGGTCGCCCGACGGCCGCGTACCGGCCGCGGTTCGACGCGCTGGGCCGTTGGTTGCTCTCCCGCACCGCCGAGCTTTCCGCCACCGAAACTGCCGTACTCGAGCCCGAGGCGACGGTCTTCACGAACATCGCCCCTGGTAGCGCGGATGTTGTCCGCCCCTGGGTGGAGGCCTTGCGTAATGTGGGCTTCGCGGTGTTCGCCAAGCCGAAGGTGGAGGAGGACAGCGACGTCGATGCCGACATGCTCCACCACATCGAGCTCCGCCGTGGTGAGGGTCTGGCCGGTGTCATGGTCGCTTCCGCCGACGGACAGGCCTTCCGTGAGCCGTTGGAGGACATCGCAGCAACCGGCGTGCCGGTGCAGGTTCTCGGGTTCCGTGAGCACGCCAGCTGGGCGGTCTCGTCCGACATCCTGGACTTCGTCGATCTCGAGGACATTCCGGGTGTCTTCCGTGAGCCTCTGCCACGGGTCAGCCTGGAATCCCTGCCCGACGAGGGCGCCTGGTTGCAGCCGTTCCGCCCGCTTTCCGCCCTGCTTGTCGGGCGCTGA